The Plasmodium chabaudi chabaudi strain AS genome assembly, chromosome: 4 nucleotide sequence ATTTTCTCTTctaaatttatcatatgCATCTTTTAAAGTAGACAATACATAACAATATGAATCACACATCTTAGAACTATAGGCTTCCGTAACAAGATTTTGATATAAGTTAGCGCATTTATTAGCATgatttaaatatgaatcTGGGAATGATCTATCTTGGTCGTATTTAGTGATTAGAGTACACATTTCTTTAAGTAACTCATATAGCTTACCCATATGATAATCACCAAAATTCATCaattgcttttttttttctattttattgCGAAATTCCTTATACCCAATAGGATTATTTCTTTCAAGAATATCATAAATACCAGTTACACTAACAAGCATGTCAGGATTAAttagtatatttttagaacTTAACCATAAAATAGCATATTCAACATATTGGTCATTTATATCTTTCAAATTTTCCACATCGTCAAGAGCCTTGAACATCTCTAACAACCATATAAACCCAGCACTAATTCTATCACCATTTGTCACGCATTTCCCCTTTTCTCCTTCTTTCGCGTTAGGGCAATAAGCAGTGTATCCTAATTCATCATCAGGAAAATGTTGTCCTAAAGTTAAAATATCATCGGACAAAACCTTGTTAATTTGATTAATTGCGCCACACTAAGAAAATATTgtcaaaattaataaaatatgtattcatggaatattattgaaatttaatttataaacagcgtgaaaacaataaaataaaagaaaatttattttattaaaatttgtatataccACTTCTTCAAGCATTATGCTggatttcatttttaatatggaGGTAATTTGtcatatacaatttttatgtaataatgTATTGAACCCAAATatgttattaataaa carries:
- a CDS encoding CIR protein — encoded protein: MKSSIMLEEVCGAINQINKVLSDDILTLGQHFPDDELGYTAYCPNAKEGEKGKCVTNGDRISAGFIWLLEMFKALDDVENLKDINDQYVEYAILWLSSKNILINPDMLVSVTGIYDILERNNPIGYKEFRNKIEKKKQLMNFGDYHMGKLYELLKEMCTLITKYDQDRSFPDSYLNHANKCANLYQNLVTEAYSSKMCDSYCYVLSTLKDAYDKFRRENEFDSDYQLPEFTLPEGIKSCEKLCEKKNQELKVESSKIDVSETVTPTETILSYQTSTELSDSREESLPKIEVQMDDPKSITLPSVIPTSINNGNKLPYIAVPFILIPVIFGISYKYLTLMWKKKMKSKKNVRKIINLSDKK